Proteins encoded by one window of Orbaceae bacterium BiB:
- the smrB gene encoding endonuclease SmrB — MSKNYKPSSEELALFKSAIGHAKKLKQDTVIHSPRRENKIVITEKKHQQDNINNEFYFSDDFQPLLLDDPIRYSREGSDPNELKKLKRGYYEPELFLDLHGLTQLEAKKEIAALIAACIRERVPCASIMYGHGKNVLKKQTPMWLAQHPDVICFHQAPKEFGGSAALLILFDLEKNAEDFFKNFI; from the coding sequence ATGTCAAAAAATTATAAACCGAGTTCTGAAGAGCTAGCACTATTTAAAAGTGCAATTGGTCATGCCAAAAAATTAAAGCAAGATACTGTCATTCATTCTCCACGTAGAGAGAATAAAATAGTTATTACTGAAAAAAAACACCAGCAAGATAATATTAATAATGAGTTCTACTTTTCTGATGATTTCCAACCACTATTATTGGATGACCCGATTCGTTATTCACGTGAAGGCAGTGACCCCAATGAGTTAAAAAAGTTAAAACGAGGTTACTATGAGCCAGAATTATTTTTAGATTTACATGGGTTAACCCAATTAGAAGCAAAAAAAGAGATTGCTGCATTAATTGCTGCTTGTATTCGAGAACGTGTACCGTGTGCATCCATCATGTATGGCCATGGTAAAAATGTTCTGAAAAAACAGACACCAATGTGGTTGGCTCAACACCCTGATGTTATTTGTTTTCATCAGGCTCCAAAAGAGTTTGGTGGAAGTGCGGCACTATTAATATTATTTGATTTAGAGAAGAATGCTGAAGATTTTTTCAAAAATTTTATATAA
- the nth gene encoding endonuclease III, translated as MKQQTRIEILNRLKQHIKDPTTELVYHSSFELLIAVLLSAQATDVSVNKATKPLFAIANTPETILALGLDTLKSYIKTIGLYNSKAENILKTCQILIDKHHSQVPENFEALVELPGVGRKTANVVLNTAFGWPTIAVDTHIFRVCNRTKFAPGKTVEAVEDKLLKVVPDEYKINCHHWFILHGRYTCIARKPRCGACVIEDLCEFKEKVYPE; from the coding sequence GTGAAACAGCAAACTCGTATAGAAATATTGAATCGATTAAAACAGCATATTAAGGATCCTACAACAGAGCTGGTTTATCATTCGTCGTTTGAGTTATTGATTGCCGTACTGCTTTCTGCTCAGGCAACGGATGTGAGTGTCAATAAAGCAACTAAACCTTTATTTGCTATTGCTAATACACCAGAAACAATTTTGGCCTTAGGATTGGATACCCTTAAAAGTTATATTAAAACGATCGGACTTTATAATAGTAAGGCTGAAAATATTCTCAAAACGTGTCAAATTTTGATTGATAAACATCATAGTCAAGTACCCGAAAACTTTGAGGCATTAGTTGAACTGCCTGGTGTTGGTCGTAAAACGGCTAATGTAGTATTAAATACAGCTTTTGGTTGGCCAACGATAGCCGTTGATACACATATTTTTCGCGTGTGTAATCGTACTAAATTTGCACCAGGTAAAACAGTTGAAGCAGTTGAAGATAAATTATTAAAAGTAGTTCCTGATGAGTATAAAATTAACTGTCATCACTGGTTTATTTTACATGGCCGTTATACCTGTATTGCCAGAAAACCACGTTGTGGAGCCTGTGTTATTGAAGATTTATGTGAATTTAAAGAGAAGGTTTATCCTGAGTAA